One Sphingopyxis macrogoltabida genomic region harbors:
- a CDS encoding TetR/AcrR family transcriptional regulator, which produces MTSTQKTKEQASGRTGRPTRQASQALSRKILRVARDVFFADGFGRSTAERIAAKAGISKRTLYARYGSKKLLFEAVILREIEDRLSFLEQHVPEHGDVRPELEELSDELLSWMLTDIHVALERVVMAEAARFPALARNLYEFGVGRTTRLVAEVLRKAEERGEIRVSDANFAAEQFISSVILSPFRRAALGVGVTSHNETSSARMRQAVDLFVYGCRPSQKGSHP; this is translated from the coding sequence ATGACGTCGACCCAAAAAACCAAAGAACAAGCTTCCGGACGAACAGGGAGGCCTACTCGACAAGCCTCGCAAGCACTTTCGAGGAAAATTCTCCGTGTCGCCCGCGATGTCTTCTTTGCCGACGGATTCGGTCGTTCAACGGCGGAACGGATTGCTGCAAAAGCAGGCATCTCCAAGCGCACTTTGTACGCCCGTTACGGGAGCAAAAAGCTGCTTTTCGAGGCGGTAATACTCAGGGAAATCGAGGATCGGCTCTCCTTCCTCGAACAGCACGTTCCCGAACATGGCGACGTTCGGCCCGAGCTTGAAGAGCTGTCCGATGAACTGCTATCCTGGATGCTTACCGACATTCATGTCGCGTTGGAACGCGTTGTAATGGCTGAGGCTGCACGTTTTCCCGCTTTAGCGCGAAACCTTTACGAATTCGGCGTAGGACGCACGACGAGATTGGTGGCAGAGGTTTTGCGCAAAGCCGAGGAGAGGGGAGAAATCAGGGTGTCAGACGCGAATTTTGCTGCGGAGCAGTTTATATCCAGCGTCATTTTGTCACCTTTTCGTCGGGCCGCTCTTGGAGTGGGAGTGACCAGTCACAATGAAACCTCTTCAGCCCGAATGAGGCAAGCTGTGGATCTATTTGTGTACGGCTGCCGCCCCTCCCAGAAGGGGAGCCATCCATAA
- the tnpA gene encoding IS66-like element accessory protein TnpA has translation MMMTCDDAGTSVVRRFEVFTGAGQRREWSPEVKASIVAESYSGQETACAVARRHGLAPSQLFAWRRDLRKKLEDQGLTLPATPAFVPAVIEPLPSGDPAPVARRGRRRRRPTVSAVELEIDGVAVKIGRGADAAVIAAVIEALKATR, from the coding sequence ATGATGATGACATGTGATGATGCTGGCACCAGCGTGGTTCGGCGTTTTGAGGTTTTCACAGGTGCGGGCCAGCGTCGGGAGTGGTCGCCTGAGGTAAAGGCGTCGATCGTCGCGGAGAGCTATTCGGGTCAGGAGACGGCCTGCGCGGTGGCGCGCCGTCATGGGCTTGCTCCGTCGCAACTATTCGCTTGGCGCCGGGATCTGCGCAAGAAGCTGGAGGACCAAGGGCTGACGCTTCCAGCGACGCCTGCGTTCGTGCCGGCGGTGATCGAACCGCTCCCTTCGGGTGATCCAGCCCCTGTCGCCAGGCGCGGCCGTCGCCGTCGGCGTCCCACAGTCAGTGCTGTCGAGCTGGAGATTGACGGCGTGGCGGTGAAGATCGGACGCGGGGCCGATGCGGCTGTGATCGCAGCGGTGATTGAAGCACTCAAGGCAACGCGATGA
- the tnpB gene encoding IS66 family insertion sequence element accessory protein TnpB (TnpB, as the term is used for proteins encoded by IS66 family insertion elements, is considered an accessory protein, since TnpC, encoded by a neighboring gene, is a DDE family transposase.), with product MIGPGAGARVMVATRPVDFRKGPDALAALVGAEYGGDPYSGVIYVFRAKRADRIKLVWWDGTGLCLMAKKLESGGFRWPGIQDGVMRVTSAQLGALLEGLDWRRVHGGRRPQAPQIAC from the coding sequence ATGATCGGACCTGGCGCTGGCGCGCGCGTGATGGTGGCGACGCGTCCGGTGGATTTTCGCAAGGGACCTGACGCCCTGGCCGCGCTGGTCGGCGCCGAGTATGGCGGCGACCCATATTCAGGCGTGATCTACGTGTTCCGGGCAAAGCGTGCTGACCGGATCAAGCTGGTCTGGTGGGACGGCACTGGCCTGTGCCTGATGGCCAAGAAGCTGGAGTCCGGCGGCTTCCGGTGGCCGGGCATCCAGGACGGCGTGATGCGTGTGACCTCAGCGCAACTCGGCGCGCTTCTGGAGGGTCTGGATTGGCGCCGGGTGCATGGCGGGCGCCGCCCGCAGGCCCCGCAGATTGCCTGTTGA
- the tnpC gene encoding IS66 family transposase, producing MLMEADLPDDVDALRALVLEQARKLESADAEAERLRAIIEAFRRHRFGRRSEQLDQDQLQLGLEDAETALAEAEAASEAKAGRPRSDPVRKTNRGSLPAHLERIEQIVDVESNACPCCGGALHQVGEDVAERLDVVPTTFRVVVTRRPRYGCRSCESAIVQPPAPARIIEGGIPTEALIAQVLVSKYADHLPLYRQAQIYARQGIRLDRSTLADWVGRAAWYLRPLRDHILDELRRSERLFADETTAPVLDPGRGRTKTGQLWAYARDDRPWGGCDPPIVAYVYAPDRKAERPQFHLGDFAGILQVDGYGGYAALPRRRQQIRLAFCWAHVRRKFYELADTSPVATEVLRRIALLYAIEDDVRGLSAEQRRAARAGRSRVIIDDLHQYLAARGRQVSAKSKLGEAIRYALTRWDGLSRFIDDGRIDLDSNTVERSIRPLARNRKNALFAGSDEGGDNWAVIATLIECCKLSTINPHQWLTETLTSLANGYPANSVGDLMPWTVVA from the coding sequence ATGCTCATGGAAGCGGACCTGCCGGACGATGTTGACGCGTTACGCGCGCTCGTCCTCGAACAGGCCCGCAAGCTCGAGAGTGCCGACGCGGAAGCCGAACGCCTGAGGGCGATCATCGAGGCTTTTCGGCGTCATCGGTTCGGCCGCCGTTCCGAGCAGCTCGATCAGGATCAGTTGCAGCTGGGCCTTGAGGATGCCGAGACGGCGCTCGCGGAAGCCGAGGCCGCCAGCGAAGCGAAGGCCGGACGGCCTCGCAGTGATCCTGTGCGCAAGACCAACCGCGGTTCGCTGCCCGCGCATCTCGAGCGGATCGAACAGATCGTTGACGTCGAGAGCAATGCTTGCCCCTGCTGCGGCGGCGCCCTCCACCAGGTCGGCGAGGATGTCGCCGAGCGCCTCGATGTGGTGCCGACCACCTTCCGCGTCGTGGTCACCCGGCGGCCGCGTTATGGCTGCCGTTCGTGCGAGAGCGCGATCGTGCAGCCGCCGGCGCCGGCGCGGATCATTGAGGGCGGCATTCCGACCGAGGCACTGATCGCCCAGGTGCTGGTATCCAAGTATGCCGATCACCTGCCGCTTTACCGGCAGGCCCAGATATACGCCCGGCAGGGCATCCGGCTCGACCGATCCACTTTGGCCGACTGGGTCGGGCGAGCGGCCTGGTATCTGCGCCCCTTGCGTGACCACATTCTCGACGAGCTACGACGATCCGAGCGGCTGTTCGCCGACGAGACGACCGCCCCGGTGCTCGATCCCGGACGCGGGCGGACCAAGACCGGCCAGCTCTGGGCCTATGCCCGCGACGACCGACCATGGGGCGGCTGCGATCCGCCGATCGTCGCCTATGTCTATGCGCCAGATCGCAAGGCCGAGCGTCCCCAGTTCCATCTTGGTGATTTTGCGGGCATCCTACAGGTCGATGGCTATGGCGGCTACGCCGCGCTCCCCCGGCGGCGCCAGCAGATCAGGCTCGCTTTCTGCTGGGCGCATGTGCGTCGCAAATTCTACGAACTGGCTGATACATCCCCGGTCGCTACCGAGGTGCTGCGCCGCATCGCCTTGCTTTACGCCATCGAGGACGATGTGCGCGGCCTCTCGGCCGAGCAGCGTCGTGCCGCTCGGGCCGGACGCAGCCGCGTCATCATCGACGATCTTCACCAATATCTTGCCGCCCGTGGCCGCCAGGTCAGCGCCAAGAGCAAGCTCGGCGAAGCGATCCGCTACGCACTCACCCGCTGGGACGGCCTCTCACGCTTCATCGATGACGGTCGCATCGACCTCGACTCCAATACCGTCGAACGATCGATCAGGCCGCTGGCTCGCAATCGCAAAAATGCCCTGTTTGCCGGTTCCGACGAGGGCGGCGACAACTGGGCGGTGATCGCCACGCTCATCGAATGTTGCAAGCTCAGCACCATCAACCCCCACCAATGGCTGACCGAAACCCTCACCAGCCTCGCCAACGGTTATCCCGCCAACAGCGTCGGTGATCTCATGCCATGGACCGTCGTAGCCTGA
- a CDS encoding ABC-type transport auxiliary lipoprotein family protein: MKTISARMFLLTGALICLSGCGNILGTGGKSTLYRISSTPVPEREIARQWIPVYITRPTLPPGADGDRILTIENREVTYLAKARWMRPAPEMIREAIAGSVARKIDHAYIPVQSVASDHYVLSARLSSFAAYYEQGPDAAPIIRIAAQVELSRSKESEPLAVTRIVLDRTASANSVSSIVEAFDRASLEMADKIASWTAAVIN, encoded by the coding sequence ATGAAAACGATCTCTGCAAGAATGTTTTTGCTGACGGGCGCGCTAATTTGCCTTTCTGGTTGCGGGAATATTCTGGGAACTGGCGGCAAATCGACGTTGTACCGGATCAGCAGCACGCCCGTACCGGAGCGTGAAATTGCACGACAGTGGATTCCGGTGTATATTACGCGACCGACGCTTCCGCCTGGGGCCGATGGAGACAGGATCCTCACGATCGAGAATCGCGAAGTCACGTATCTGGCCAAAGCACGGTGGATGAGGCCTGCGCCCGAGATGATCCGCGAGGCTATTGCCGGAAGCGTAGCGCGCAAAATCGATCACGCATATATCCCTGTCCAGAGCGTGGCTTCCGATCATTACGTCCTATCCGCACGGCTTTCTTCTTTTGCAGCCTATTACGAGCAGGGGCCCGACGCGGCCCCGATCATTCGCATCGCCGCGCAAGTGGAACTAAGCCGATCCAAAGAATCGGAACCACTGGCAGTCACGCGCATCGTCCTTGATAGGACAGCAAGCGCAAACAGCGTTTCGAGTATCGTCGAAGCCTTTGATCGCGCGAGCCTTGAAATGGCCGACAAAATCGCGAGTTGGACGGCTGCGGTGATCAATTAG
- a CDS encoding MlaD family protein: MERDANYGLIGGLTLALLAAAFGFILWLGQSQFARNFDEYRIIFDGPVRGLSEGGEVQFNGIPVGEITRISLDPRNPNRVLAGVRLREDTPVRVDSTAATESQGITGGSYIQISAGTPSKPLLKEVSKETLPVIKAEKSSLQSLMDGGGALLADASQALERVNRTLSDENIENVSAAIADVRATTAELRSSRGMFSKAEQAFARLDRAAADIEAAAASARTAIDGDGRKTFADVSAAARDLREGIAEARVVIHRLDDAASGLAAPDGSGIAATLKSLDSAAQEIEQLAGQLRRTPRERKLPQ; this comes from the coding sequence ATGGAACGCGACGCGAACTACGGTCTGATTGGGGGCCTGACGCTGGCTCTGCTAGCGGCGGCTTTCGGCTTCATCCTCTGGCTCGGTCAATCCCAATTCGCCCGTAATTTCGACGAGTATCGGATCATTTTCGATGGTCCCGTCCGCGGTCTTAGCGAGGGAGGCGAGGTGCAGTTCAACGGAATTCCGGTGGGAGAAATCACGCGTATTAGTCTTGATCCCAGAAATCCAAACAGGGTGCTTGCAGGGGTGCGCCTGCGCGAGGATACGCCTGTGCGCGTCGATTCTACCGCCGCGACGGAGTCGCAAGGCATAACCGGCGGAAGCTACATCCAGATCAGTGCGGGGACGCCCTCTAAGCCGTTGTTGAAGGAGGTTTCCAAGGAAACGCTCCCAGTGATTAAGGCGGAAAAAAGTTCGCTACAATCCCTGATGGATGGAGGTGGCGCATTGTTGGCGGACGCTTCGCAGGCCCTGGAAAGGGTCAACCGGACCTTGTCCGACGAGAATATCGAAAATGTTTCGGCTGCTATTGCGGATGTAAGAGCTACCACGGCGGAATTGCGATCTAGTCGCGGAATGTTCAGCAAGGCTGAACAAGCGTTTGCACGCCTGGACCGGGCGGCGGCCGATATCGAGGCCGCGGCCGCATCGGCGCGCACGGCGATCGATGGCGACGGTCGCAAGACGTTTGCCGATGTCTCGGCAGCTGCTCGAGATCTTCGAGAGGGGATCGCCGAGGCGAGGGTGGTCATTCACAGGCTTGATGACGCCGCGAGTGGATTGGCGGCGCCCGACGGCTCCGGGATTGCTGCAACTTTGAAATCGCTCGATAGCGCGGCGCAGGAAATCGAGCAGCTCGCCGGCCAGCTACGACGGACCCCTCGTGAAAGGAAGCTCCCCCAATGA
- a CDS encoding ABC transporter ATP-binding protein: MICDPDIVIRVENLKTRFGDHIIHQDLNLEVHRGEILGVVGGSGSGKSVLMNTILGLIAPSHGAIEIFQKKIGSRFDRTEIDHRIGVMFQNGALFSSLSVQENVEAPLIEHTRLREPWLEAVALMKIGLVGLDAEVGRQMPAELSGGMRKRVSVARALALDPELLFLDEPTSGLDPIAAAEFDQLIRTLSDTLGLTVVMVTHDLDSLYSISDRVAVVADQKIVEVSPIAELERSDHPWIRAFLGGRAERAKERNR, from the coding sequence ATGATTTGCGATCCGGACATCGTTATTCGGGTGGAGAATCTTAAAACCCGATTTGGCGATCACATTATCCACCAGGATTTGAACCTAGAAGTCCATCGTGGCGAGATTCTTGGTGTCGTCGGAGGGTCCGGTAGTGGAAAATCCGTCCTGATGAACACCATTTTGGGCCTGATTGCGCCTAGCCATGGGGCAATCGAAATCTTTCAGAAAAAAATTGGGAGTCGCTTTGATCGTACGGAAATTGATCACCGAATTGGCGTCATGTTTCAAAATGGCGCGCTTTTTTCTTCTCTTAGTGTGCAAGAAAATGTCGAGGCTCCTCTCATCGAACATACCCGTCTTAGAGAGCCGTGGCTCGAGGCCGTGGCTCTGATGAAAATCGGCCTTGTCGGACTCGATGCCGAGGTGGGCCGGCAAATGCCCGCTGAACTTTCAGGCGGAATGCGAAAACGTGTAAGCGTAGCGAGGGCCTTGGCGCTCGATCCAGAATTGCTGTTCCTTGACGAACCCACTTCGGGCCTCGACCCGATCGCCGCCGCCGAATTTGACCAGCTGATACGGACGCTGAGCGACACGCTGGGGCTTACTGTCGTGATGGTGACCCATGATCTCGACAGCCTGTATTCCATCAGCGACCGCGTGGCCGTGGTTGCGGATCAGAAAATTGTCGAGGTTTCGCCAATCGCGGAACTTGAGAGGTCTGACCATCCTTGGATCAGGGCGTTTTTGGGAGGGCGGGCGGAGCGCGCCAAGGAAAGGAACCGTTAA
- a CDS encoding MlaE family ABC transporter permease, translating to MSTKPAAGQGIDLFDALVVPRVLALLVIMPLLAIVAMLAGLAGGLVVSWGILDVSPTYFAERLSAAVDIRHFWVGMAKVPVLAIVIALAGCRHGLSVRGDVEDLGGRVTVAVVQALFAIILLDAAFAILFNVLEI from the coding sequence GTGTCCACCAAACCGGCAGCAGGCCAGGGCATCGACCTGTTCGACGCGCTGGTTGTGCCACGCGTATTGGCATTGCTTGTAATTATGCCCCTCCTGGCGATTGTTGCCATGCTGGCTGGTTTGGCCGGCGGGCTTGTCGTCAGCTGGGGCATACTCGACGTGAGCCCGACATATTTCGCCGAACGACTCTCAGCTGCGGTCGATATCCGACACTTCTGGGTTGGAATGGCAAAAGTACCGGTGCTGGCCATTGTGATTGCGCTTGCCGGATGTCGCCACGGCCTTTCGGTACGCGGAGATGTTGAGGATCTGGGCGGGCGGGTGACCGTCGCCGTTGTCCAAGCGCTATTCGCAATCATCCTTCTGGATGCCGCCTTTGCAATTCTCTTCAACGTGCTCGAAATATGA
- a CDS encoding IS3 family transposase (programmed frameshift): protein MQRRKFSREFKLEAVRMVRERGVTIAQASRDLDVHANVLRKWVRELAADPGHAFPGHGQMKPEQMEIDRLRRELAKLKAERDILKKGRRLLREGLDMKFQFIAKHRGIWPVAWMCGALGVSRSGFHAWLIRPPSQRARDDEVIGAKVRASHVGSYRTYGARRVWHDLLADGVSCGLHRIERLMRAQGLRARPRRRGLPKDHGDRSVIAGNVLDRQFTADRPNQKWVADFTYIWTAEGWLYVAAVIDLFSRRVVGWSMTPNMTAQLVTDALIMAIWRRGKPDALLHHSDQGSQYTSEQFQRLMADNGVTCSMSRSGNVWDNAAMESFFSSLKTERIGKKIYRTRAQAKADVFDYIECFYNPTRRHSTLGYLSPIDFEREAGVA from the exons ATGCAAAGAAGGAAGTTCAGCCGCGAGTTCAAGCTTGAGGCGGTGAGGATGGTCCGCGAACGCGGGGTGACGATCGCGCAGGCGTCGCGCGATCTGGATGTGCATGCGAACGTGCTGCGTAAATGGGTCCGGGAGCTTGCCGCCGATCCGGGTCATGCCTTTCCCGGTCACGGTCAGATGAAGCCGGAGCAGATGGAGATCGATCGCCTGCGGCGCGAGCTGGCCAAGTTGAAGGCGGAGCGCGACATCCTAAAAAAAG GCCGCCGCCTACTTCGCGAGGGACTCGATATGAAGTTCCAGTTCATCGCGAAGCACCGAGGGATCTGGCCGGTGGCATGGATGTGCGGGGCGCTCGGTGTCTCGCGAAGCGGCTTCCATGCCTGGCTGATCCGCCCGCCGTCGCAGCGTGCCCGCGACGACGAGGTGATCGGTGCGAAGGTCCGTGCCAGCCATGTAGGAAGTTATCGCACTTATGGCGCGCGCCGTGTCTGGCACGACCTGCTGGCCGATGGGGTGTCCTGCGGCCTGCACCGGATCGAACGGCTCATGCGGGCGCAGGGTCTGCGAGCGAGGCCGCGGCGACGCGGGCTTCCCAAGGATCACGGCGATCGTTCGGTCATCGCCGGCAACGTGCTCGATCGCCAGTTCACGGCAGACAGGCCGAACCAGAAGTGGGTGGCCGACTTCACCTATATCTGGACGGCCGAGGGATGGCTCTATGTTGCTGCGGTGATCGACCTGTTCTCGCGCCGGGTGGTCGGATGGTCGATGACTCCCAACATGACAGCCCAGCTCGTCACCGATGCGCTGATCATGGCGATCTGGCGGCGCGGCAAGCCCGATGCTCTCCTGCATCACTCGGATCAGGGCAGCCAGTATACCAGCGAGCAGTTCCAGCGGCTCATGGCCGACAATGGGGTCACCTGCTCAATGAGCCGGTCCGGCAATGTATGGGATAATGCCGCCATGGAGAGCTTCTTCTCCTCGCTCAAGACCGAGCGGATCGGGAAGAAGATCTACCGCACGAGGGCGCAGGCGAAGGCCGACGTGTTCGATTATATCGAATGCTTCTACAACCCGACCCGGCGTCACTCGACCTTGGGTTACCTCAGTCCTATCGACTTCGAACGTGAAGCTGGGGTAGCCTGA
- a CDS encoding MlaE family ABC transporter permease codes for MPRAIRSPDTGWRLAAMNARTAPNIFVREGDGISTLVVEGDWTAMSIAGLSGHVLSPSNLSFSSDFGNLGRIDSAGALAILTLAPNAAFTADLPANLADLFALVGSAMADRDVPPIKTPPFHVRLGQKVYRAVQEIGASARFLGQLEVALMKSLAHPKRMRLIALASSIQKAGFDALPLIAIMTFFIGAVVALIGSDLLKTLGASELVVELVGISVLREFGVLIPAILLAGRSASTFAAQIGAMRMNQETQAMKVMGGLLPVWWTPR; via the coding sequence TTGCCACGGGCGATCCGCTCTCCCGACACCGGTTGGAGACTTGCTGCGATGAATGCGCGCACAGCACCGAACATCTTCGTTCGCGAAGGAGATGGCATTTCAACGTTGGTCGTTGAAGGTGACTGGACAGCGATGTCGATCGCAGGCCTTTCCGGGCATGTTCTGAGTCCCTCGAACCTCTCCTTCTCAAGCGACTTCGGAAACCTGGGAAGGATAGACAGCGCAGGCGCGCTCGCCATCCTGACTCTCGCACCCAATGCGGCATTTACCGCAGACCTGCCCGCCAATCTTGCTGATCTGTTCGCGCTGGTGGGCTCGGCCATGGCCGACCGCGATGTCCCGCCAATCAAAACTCCCCCATTTCACGTGCGTCTTGGCCAAAAAGTTTATCGAGCTGTCCAGGAAATCGGCGCAAGCGCTCGATTTCTCGGCCAACTTGAGGTGGCGCTCATGAAATCTCTTGCACATCCCAAAAGGATGCGATTGATCGCACTGGCGTCGTCAATTCAGAAGGCCGGCTTCGATGCGCTGCCACTCATAGCGATCATGACATTCTTTATCGGCGCAGTGGTGGCTCTCATAGGAAGCGATCTGCTCAAGACATTGGGTGCATCGGAACTGGTCGTCGAACTGGTTGGCATATCCGTCCTCCGCGAGTTCGGCGTCCTCATTCCCGCGATACTACTTGCCGGTCGGTCCGCTTCCACTTTCGCGGCCCAGATCGGCGCAATGCGAATGAATCAAGAGACGCAGGCAATGAAGGTGATGGGTGGCCTGCTGCCGGTTTGGTGGACACCGAGATAA
- a CDS encoding efflux transporter outer membrane subunit, whose amino-acid sequence MIRKSVISLLASFLLAGCVAGPDYAGPPEVFSANRNDGFVRAGGNIIDTEPELAEWWLLLNDPELTRLIEAALSDNPSLQAAQARIAQARASVRQEKAGRFPTLGTQATAIQGRLPGLDIQNSAPPSASAPVSPQGQADDSLSVYNLGLNANWELDFAGGTQRRIEAGNAQAAAAVANVEDAKVQLTAEVANAYVNLREAQFRAKAYRTECELQQQTLSLTYQRYQQGVLPLFPLGNANAELELLKSQLAEAEADTAVLLDALAILAGQIPGTTDEALKQIFDVPLPPEQVAVGDPSNLVARRPDIRAAERSLAAATARIGVAEAARFPKLSFMGILGLGGTSPDDLFDVSNPSILAIPQLQWNFLDFGRVDASVDQASAVRAEAVANYRKTVLSALQDAERALSRFSQQRSALVAFAQIKSQADGAADLDRQRFAGGVISRADLNRTLRKQQQAATDLVRGKAALTLSWIALQKSLGLGWQVQAKI is encoded by the coding sequence ATGATAAGAAAATCTGTAATATCGCTTCTCGCCTCGTTTCTGCTGGCCGGTTGTGTTGCGGGCCCAGACTACGCCGGGCCTCCAGAAGTATTCTCGGCGAACCGAAATGACGGCTTTGTCCGTGCCGGCGGTAACATCATCGATACCGAGCCCGAGCTGGCAGAGTGGTGGCTCCTTTTGAACGATCCGGAATTGACCAGGCTTATCGAGGCTGCGTTATCGGACAATCCTTCGCTTCAGGCTGCGCAAGCGCGGATTGCGCAGGCGCGGGCATCCGTGAGACAGGAGAAGGCCGGAAGATTTCCGACGCTTGGAACCCAGGCGACGGCTATTCAGGGCCGCTTGCCGGGCCTTGATATTCAGAACAGTGCCCCGCCTTCGGCGAGCGCGCCTGTTAGTCCGCAGGGACAGGCGGATGATAGCCTCAGTGTCTACAATCTCGGGCTCAACGCTAACTGGGAGCTGGATTTCGCAGGAGGAACGCAGCGACGGATCGAGGCCGGCAACGCTCAGGCCGCGGCAGCGGTTGCCAATGTGGAGGATGCCAAGGTCCAGCTGACCGCCGAAGTTGCCAATGCCTATGTCAACCTGCGCGAGGCCCAGTTTCGAGCCAAAGCGTACCGAACCGAGTGCGAGTTGCAGCAGCAAACCCTCTCGCTAACCTATCAACGGTATCAGCAAGGCGTGTTGCCCCTGTTCCCTCTCGGCAATGCAAATGCCGAGCTCGAGCTGCTCAAGTCTCAGCTCGCCGAGGCCGAAGCTGACACGGCGGTATTGCTCGATGCGCTTGCCATTCTAGCTGGACAGATCCCAGGGACAACGGACGAAGCGCTGAAACAGATCTTCGATGTTCCCCTCCCGCCGGAACAGGTCGCCGTGGGCGACCCCTCCAACCTTGTCGCACGTCGGCCCGACATCCGCGCGGCCGAACGCAGCCTGGCGGCAGCAACGGCTCGGATCGGTGTTGCGGAGGCTGCACGATTTCCGAAGCTGTCATTCATGGGAATCTTGGGACTTGGCGGAACGTCGCCAGACGATCTCTTTGATGTGAGCAATCCGTCAATTCTCGCCATTCCACAGTTGCAGTGGAACTTCCTCGATTTCGGAAGGGTCGATGCCTCGGTCGATCAGGCGAGCGCCGTCCGTGCCGAGGCAGTTGCCAACTATCGAAAGACGGTGCTTTCTGCACTTCAGGACGCCGAGCGCGCGTTGTCGCGCTTTAGCCAGCAGCGCTCTGCCCTGGTGGCGTTCGCGCAGATCAAGTCCCAGGCAGATGGCGCAGCCGATCTTGATCGACAACGATTTGCCGGCGGAGTGATCTCGCGCGCCGACCTAAATCGCACGCTTCGCAAACAGCAGCAGGCGGCAACCGACCTCGTCCGGGGAAAGGCGGCGCTCACGCTGTCATGGATCGCCCTGCAAAAATCACTCGGCCTGGGATGGCAAGTGCAAGCAAAGATTTAA